In the Actinomycetota bacterium genome, CTGGTGGGCCGGTTCGGGGACGATGCATGAGCATCGAGCCGCGTCTGGAGCGTCGGCGTCGCCAAGTGAGAGAGACGGCGGCTCGCAGGCGGCTGAGGACGGTCCTGTGGATGATGGCGCTGGCGAGCCTGCTTGGTGTCGGGGCATGGTTCATTCAATCGCCGGGGCTGGCCGTGCAGGAGATTGGTTTGTACGGGGTGGAGCATTCCGATGCTGCAACGATCATCGAGGATGCAGGTGTTCGCGTGGACGTACCGATGTTGAGTGTGCGGCCTCGCACCGTCGAAAGACTGCTCGAGCAAGACCCTTGGATCTCCGGGGCCAAGGTCAGCCGAACGTTCCCTCATACCGTGGAGATCCAAATACGTGAGCGAACGGTGGCAGCAGGTCTGCAACGGGCAAACGGATGGTTGCTGATCGCTGCGGACGGCATGCTCCTGGGCCCGTCCGATCATGTTCCGGAGGATGCGGCGCTGCTTCTGTTTGGCGACATCGATCCCGGAGCACCCGGCGAACTTGCAGGTCGGGGACTGGTCGGCGGTGCGGTCGAATTCGTGGCGGCTCTCCCGGCGGCGATGCGTTCGGGGACCGTGATGGATGTCCGCGACGGCGAGCTGTGGTCACGTACCGCCGCGGTGTACGTC is a window encoding:
- a CDS encoding FtsQ-type POTRA domain-containing protein translates to MSIEPRLERRRRQVRETAARRRLRTVLWMMALASLLGVGAWFIQSPGLAVQEIGLYGVEHSDAATIIEDAGVRVDVPMLSVRPRTVERLLEQDPWISGAKVSRTFPHTVEIQIRERTVAAGLQRANGWLLIAADGMLLGPSDHVPEDAALLLFGDIDPGAPGELAGRGLVGGAVEFVAALPAAMRSGTVMDVRDGELWSRTAAVYVRLGAPADMAAKAAALEAVLADGVPEGSVINLIAPSRPAVEGSS